A stretch of the Vigna radiata var. radiata cultivar VC1973A chromosome 7, Vradiata_ver6, whole genome shotgun sequence genome encodes the following:
- the LOC106766429 gene encoding uncharacterized protein LOC106766429: protein MHNQRARTEKKGRQLQHTDSSESYSPNSQSESSDLPSSARKRLISDSSVVRTRRSLRLANKYIRTRTTPVQVNLVSHSTETYACRSSMRLEQQEIVETGTTAEKITEVSDNEKQMVNHSTQVEEHNALEVERAPLEKEPLAEGTQASVNSRERMDKNNSRSISMVAHSSSQFSLQFTHIVNMWENEGDDEVDSVGQSSTMDRIEGYQVKKEFMPLLRNILSNHGDIFENSLILTERFRSLLLETICEIISELKDKDLVKITEDRLQSMIALANEMKNMQVNIEWLHLRLEEIYEARKILKQSGMLKERKDSNKKVIETVQRELDQCQQEKEALEAKFQSLRERICDKESACKETLARAQDEYACISQTITDAKSKVKRFLNCSLVNGLL from the exons atgcaTAATCAAAGAGCAAGAACAGAAAAGAAGGGAAGGCAGCTTCAGCATACAGATTCTTCTGAATCTTACTCACCAAACAGCCAG TCGGAGTCTTCGGACCTCCCTTCCTCTGCAAGAAAGCGTTTGATTTCAGATTCCAGTGTAGTTCGTACCCGCCGTTCCTTGAGATTAGCAAATAAGTATATTAGAACTAGAACCACCCCTGTTCAGGTTAACCTAGTCTCACATTCCACTGAAACTTATGCCTGCCGTTCCTCTATGAGATTAGAACAACAAGAGATTGTTGAAACTGGAACAACAGCAGAGAAGATTACAGAAGTGAGTGATAATGAGAAGCAAATGGTTAATCACTCGACTCAAGTGGAAGAGCACAATGCATTGGAAGTAGAACGTGCCCCTCTTGAGAAGGAACCTTTGGCTGAGGGTACTCAAGCATCGGTTAACTCTAGGGAAAGAATGGACAAGAACAACAGTAGGTCTATTTCAATGGTTGCACATTCATCCTCACAATTCAGCCTTCAATTTACTCACATAGTTAATATGTGGGAAAATGAAGGTGATGATGAAGTTGATTCTGTGGGACAAAGCTCAACAATGGACAGAATTGAAGGATACCAAGTGAAGAAAGAATTCATGCCCCTGTTAAGAAATATTCTCTCTAATCATGGAGATATTTTTGAGAATTCCTTGATATTGACAGAAAGATTCCGATCACTTCTTTTGGAGACAATATGTGAGATCATCTCAGAACTGAAAGACAAGGATCTCGTCAAAATCACAGAAGATAGGCTGCAAAGCATGATTGCCCTtgcaaatgaaatgaaaaatatgcaAGTGAACATTGAGTGGCTTCACCTGAGATTGGAAGAGATATATGAGGCAAGGAAGATTCTTAAACAATCTGGCATGCTGAAGGAGAGAAAAGATAGCAACAAAAAGGTCATCGAAACTGTGCAGAGAGAATTGGATCAGTGTCAACAAGAAAAGGAGGCATTGGAAGCAAAGTTCCAATCATTACGTGAGAGAATATGTGATAAAGAGTCTGCTTGCAAGGAGACACTAGCAAGAGCACAGGATGAATATGCTTGCATATCTCAAACTATCACAGATGCTAAATCTAAAGTGAAGCGCTTTTTAAATTGCTCTCTGGTGAATGGTTTGCTTTAG
- the LOC106769056 gene encoding protein LSD1 — protein sequence MQSQLVCNGCRSLLLYPRGATNVCCALCNTITSVPPPGMDMSQLYCGGCRTLLMYTRGATSVRCSCCHTVNLVPATNQVAHVHCGNCRTALMYPYGAPSVKCAICHYITNVNTNNGRLPISVHRPNGTANTGTLPSTSTSMPQSQSQTVVVENPMSVDSSGKLVSNVVVGVTTDKK from the exons ATGCAGAGCCAACTTGTGTGCAATGGTTGTAGGAGCCTTCTTCTTTACCCGAGAGGGGCAACCAATGTTTGTTGTGCATTGTGCAACACGATTACTTCTGTTCCTCCACCTG GGATGGACATGTCTCAACTTTACTGTGGAGGCTGTAGGACGTTGCTGATGTACACTCGTGGAGCTACAAGTGTGAGATGTTCTTGCTGTCATACTGTAAACCTTGTTCCAG CAACTAATCAGGTAGCTCATGTCCATTGTGGGAACTGCCGCACAGCCCTCATGTATCCTTACGGAGCTCCCTCAGTCAAATGTGCTATTTGCCACTATATTACTAATGTTAAT ACGAACAATGGACGGCTTCCAATCTCTGTCCATAGACCCAATGGGACAGCCAATACTGGAACATTACCTTCTACTTCAACA TCAATGCCTCAATCTCAAAGTCAAACAGTAGTAGTAGAAAATCCGATGTCTGTGGATTCGAGTGGGAAATTG GTGAGCAATGTTGTGGTCGGCGTCACAACAGATAAGAAATAG
- the LOC106768321 gene encoding DNA damage-binding protein 1a: MSIWNYVVTAHKPTNVTHSCVGNFTSSQDLNLIIAKCTRIEIHLLSPQGLQPMLDVPIYGRIATLELFRPHGETQDYLFIATERYKFCVLQWDSETAELVTRAMGDVSDRIGRPTDNGQIGIIDPDCRLIGLHLYDGLFKVIPFDNKGQLKEAFNIRLEELQVLDIKFLYGCSKPTIVVLYQDNKDARHVKTYEVALKDKDFVEGPWSQNNLDNGADLLIPVPPPLCGVLIIGEETIVYCSANAFKAIPIRPSITKAYGRVDPDGSRYLLGDHTGLLSLLVITHEKEKVTGLKIEPLGETSIASTISYLDNAFVYIGSSYGDSQLIKLNLQPDAKGSYVEVLERYVNLGPIVDFCVVDLERQGQGQVVTCSGAYKDGSLRVVRNGIGINEQASVELQGIKGMWSLRSSTDDPFDTFLVVSFISETRILAMNLEDELEETEIEGFCSQVQTLFCHDAVHNQLVQVTSNSVRLVSSTTRELRNEWFAPSGYSVNVATANATQVLLATGGGHLVYLEIGDGILHEVKHAQLEFEISCLDINPIGENPNHSHLAAVGMWTDISVRIFSLPDLNLVTKEQLGGEIIPRSVLLCAFEGISYLLCALGDGHLLNFMLNTNTGELTDRKKVSLGTQPITLRTFSSKNTTHVFAASDRPTVIYSSNKKLLYSNVNLKEVSHMCPFNSAAFPDSLAIAKEGELTIGTIDDIQKLHIRSIPLGEHARRICHQEQSRTFAICSLKYNPTSGEDSEMHFVRLLDDQTFEFISTYSLDTYEYGCFIISCSFSDDNNVYYCVGTAYVLPEENEPTKGRILVFTVEDGKLQLIAEKETKGAVYCLNAFNGKLLAAINQKIQLYKWVLRDDGTHELQSECGHHGHILALYVQTRGDFIVVGDLMKSISLLIYKHEEGAIEERARDYNANWMSAVEILDDDIYLGAENNFNLFTVRKNSEGATDEERGRLEVVGEYHLGEFINRFRHGSLVMRLPDSDVGQIPTVIFGTINGVIGVIASLPHEQYVFLEKLQSNLRKVIKGVGGLSHEQWRSFNNEKKTVEARNFLDGDLIESFLDLNRNRMDEISKAMDVSVEELCKRVEELTRLH, from the exons ATGAGTATATGGAACTACGTTGTCACAGCTCACAAACCCACCAACGTCACTCATTCCTGCGTCGGCAATTTCACCAGTTCTCAAGACCTCAACCTCATTATCgc GAAATGCACGCGCATCGAGATTCACTTGCTCTCTCCTCAGGGCTTACAG CCTATGTTGGACGTCCCCATATATGGAAGAATTGCTACTCTTGAACTCTTCCGCCCTCAT GGTGAAACACAAGATTATCTCTTTATCGCAACTGAGAGATACAAATTTTGTGTTCTTCAATGGGATTCTGAGACTGCTGAGCTTGTTACCCG GGCAATGGGGGATGTTTCTGATCGGATAGGACGTCCCACTGATAACGGTCAG ATTGGCATTATTGATCCTGATTGTAGGTTGATTGGACTTCACTTGTATGATGGTTTGTTCAAA GTTATTCCCTTTGACAACAAAGGTCAGCTCAAGGAAGCATTTAATATAAG GCTGGAGGAGCTTCAAGTTTTGGATATCAAATTTCTTTATGGTTGTTCAAAGCCAACCATCGTGGTTCTTTACCAG GATAATAAAGATGCTCGTCATGTTAAAACATATGAGGTTGCGCTGAAGGATAAAGATTTTGTTGAAGGTCCATGGTCCCAGAACAATCTTGATAATGGGGCTGATCTATTGATACCAGTTCCCCCACCACTTTGTGGCGTGCTTATTATTGGAGAAGAAACCATTGTATACTGCAGTGCTAATGCTTTCAAGGCTATCCCAATCAGACCT TCAATTACGAAAGCCTATGGAAGAGTTGATCCTGATGGTTCTAGATATTTACTTGGTGATCATACGGGGTTGCTTAGCCTACTTGTAATAACccatgagaaagaaaa ggttaCTGGACTCAAAATTGAGCCCCTCGGGGAGACTTCCATTGCATCTACAATATCATACCTTGATAATGCATTCGTCTATATTGGTTCAAGTTATGGAGACTCACAG CTTATAAAACTAAATCTGCAGCCTGATGCAAAAGGTTCTTATGTGGAAGTACTGGAAAGGTATGTCAATTTAGGGCCTATTGTTGACTTCTGTGTAGTAGACCTTGAGAGGCAGGGCCAAGGTCAGGTTGTAACTTGCTCTGGAGCCTACAAGGATGGTTCTCTGCGCGTTGTTCGTAATGGGATTGGAATTAATGAGCAG GCATCAGTAGAGCTTCAAGGTATCAAAGGAATGTGGTCACTAAGATCCTCAACTGATGATCCATTTGATACTTTTCTGGTTGTGAGTTTTATTAGTGAAACAAGAATCTTAGCAATGAATCTTGAGGATGAGCTGGAAGAAACTGAGATTGAGGGATTCTGTTCTCAAGTGCAGACATTATTTTGCCACGATGCTGTTCACAATCAACTTGTTCAA GTCACTTCAAATTCTGTCAGACTGGTCAGTTCCACAACTAGAGAGCTCCGCAATGAATGGTTTGCACCATCGGGCTATTCAGTAAATGTAGCTACAGCAAATGCTACCCAG GTTTTGTTGGCCACAGGAGGAGGGCATTTGGTTTACCTTGAAATTGGAGATGGAATATTGCATGAAGTAAAACATGCCCAACTGGAGTTTGAGATTTCATGTTTAGACATCAATCCCATTGGTGAAAATCCCAATCATAGTCATCTTGCAGCTGTTGGAATGTGGACAGACATAAGTGTTAGGATTTTTTCTCTTCCTGATCTGAATCTTGTCACAAAGGAACAGCTAGGAGGGGAAATCATACCTCGTTCTGTTCTTCTTTGTGCTTTTGAAGGG aTATCTTACTTGCTATGTGCCCTTGGTGATGGACATCTCTTAAACTTCATGCTGAACACAAATACTGGCGAGTTAACAGATAGGAAGAAGGTATCTCTTGGGACACAGCCCATTACACTACGGACATTCTCCTCCAAGAATACTACCCACGTATTTGCTGCATCTGATCGGCCGACTGTGATCTATAGTAGTaacaaaaaattactttatagtAATGTAAATCTGAAGGAAGTGAGTCACATGTGTCCTTTCAATTCTGCTGCTTTTCCAGACAG TTTGGCAATTGCGAAAGAAGGTGAGCTTACTATTGGCACCATTGATGACATACAAAAACTACATATACGCTCCATACCGCTTGGAGAGCATGCACGGCGTATCTGCCACCAGGAGCAATCTAGGACTTTTGCCATTTGTAGTTTGAAATACAACCCAACGAGTGGTGAAGACTCTGAAATGCACTTTGTCCGTTTACTGGATGACCAGACTTTTGAGTTCATATCAACTTATTCTCTTGACACATACGAGTATGGTTGCTTTATAATTAGCTGCTCATTCTCTGATGATAATAATGTTTATTACTGTGTTGGAACTGCATATGTGTTGCCAGAGGAAAATGAACCAACAAAA GGTAGAATTCTTGTTTTTACTGTTGAAGATGGAAAACTACAGCTAATTGCTGAGAAGGAGACAAAAGGAGCTGTTTATTGCTTGAATGCATTTAATGGTAAATTACTTGCTGCTATTAATCAAAAAATCCAGCTGTACAAGTGGGTGCTACGTGATGATGGAACCCATGAATTGCAGTCTGAATGTGGACATCATGGACACATCCTAGCTCTTTATGTGCAAACCAGAGGAGATTTTATTGTAGTAGGTGATCTGATGAAGTCAATTTCCTTGTTAATCTATAAG CATGAAGAAGGTGCTATTGAGGAAAGAGCTCGTGACTACAATGCAAATTGGATGTCAGCAGTTGAAATCCTTGACGATGACATTTACCTTGGtgcagaaaataattttaatctgtTCACTGTTCGGAAAAATAGTGAAGGTGCTACTGACGAAGAGCGGGGTCGTCTTGAAGTGGTTGGTGAGTATCACCTTGGAGAATTTATTAATCGGTTTCGGCATGGCTCCCTCGTTATGCGCTTGCCAGATTCTGATGTTGGGCAGATTCCAACAGTTATCTTTGGTACCATTAATGGTGTTATTGGGGTAATTGCTTCTCTTCCCCACGAGCAATATGTTTTCTTGGAGAAACTTCAGTCAAATTTGAGGAAGGTAATTAAAGGTGTTGGAGGACTCAGCCATGAGCAATGGAGGTCATTTAACAATGAGAAAAAAACTGTTGAAGCCAGAAACTTTTTGGATGGAGATTTGATCGAATCATTTCTGGATCTCAATCGCAATAGGATGGATGAAATTTCCAAGGCAATGGATGTTTCTGTAGAGGAGTTATGCAAAAGAGTGGAAGAGTTGACGAGGTTGCActga
- the LOC106767307 gene encoding cationic amino acid transporter 1 → MGGEGAIDGGVRRRGLTFRKNDFFPEESFKSWDNYARAIMETPWRLMDRVLSRSQDHTELVEMKARSSHEMKKTLNWWDLMWFGIGAVIGSGIFVLTGLEARNTVGPAVVLSYVVSGVSALFSVFCYTEFAVEIPVAGGSFAYLRVELGEFVAFIAAGNILLEYVIGGAAVARSWTSYFATLCGQHPDDFRIVVHNMNPDYGHLDPISIGVLIAITLLAVYSTKGSSIFNFIATIFHLIVIAFIIIAGLTKANTENYIPFLPFEVRGVFKASAVLFFAYVGFDAVSTMAEETKNPARDIPIGLVGSMVITTFLYCALAVTLCLMQKYTDIDPDAPYSVAFSAVGMDWAKYIVAFGALKGMTTVLLVSAVGQARYLTHIARTHMMPPWFAHVDEKTGTPVNATVSMLAATAVISFFTNLNILSNLLSISTLFIFMLVAVALLVRRYYSSGVTTKQNKMKFILCLVLILGSSCGISVYWASSDGWIGYAIFVPLWILGTVVLWLCVPQAKQPKLWGVPLVPWLPSLSIAINIFLLGSIDKDSFIRFGVWTGLLLVYYVLLGLHASYDTAKGFESQKTSVDVDKQWNKAEEGAQGARGQVPLTAATTD, encoded by the exons ATGGGAGGTGAAGGCGCGATTGACGGCGGAGTGCGGAGGCGGGGATTGACATTCCGGAAAAACGACTTTTTCCCGGAGGAGTCCTTCAAGAGTTGGGATAACTATGCCAGAGCCATTATGGAGACGCCGTGGAGGCTGATGGATCGGGTGCTGAGTCGATCCCAGGACCACACCGAGCTCGTGGAGATGAAGGCTCGGAGCAGCCACGAGATGAAGAAGACGCTCAATTGGTGGGACCTCATGTGGTTCGGAATCGGCGCCGTCATCGGCTCCGGCATATTCGTCCTCACCGGCCTCGAGGCTAGGAACACGGTCGGACCCGCCGTCGTCCTCTCCTACGTCGTTTCCGGTGTCTCCGCCTTGTTCTCCGTCTTCTGCTACACCGAGTTCGCGGTAGAAATCCCCGTCGCAG GTGGATCATTTGCGTACTTAAGAGTAGAACTGGGGGAATTTGTGGCCTTCATAGCTGCCGGAAATATCCTCCTTGAATATGTAATCGGCGGCGCCGCGGTGGCTCGGTCATGGACCTCTTATTTCGCCACCCTCTGCGGCCAACACCCTGATGACTTTCGTATAGTAGTCCACAACATGAACCCTGACTATGGGCATCTGGACCCTATATCCATCGGAGTACTCATAGCCATCACTCTCCTCGCAGTGTACAGCACCAAAGGCTCTTCAATCTTCAACTTCATTGCCACGATCTTTCACTTGATTGTCATTGCCTTCATCATCATCGCAGGCCTAACGAAGGCCAACACCGAAAACTACAtcccttttcttccttttgaagTTCGTGGCGTGTTCAAGGCTTCGGCTGTTCTTTTCTTTGCCTATGTAGGCTTTGATGCTGTCTCAACCATGGCTGAGGAAACCAAGAACCCCGCGAGGGACATTCCCATTGGTCTTGTGGGCTCAATGGTGATTACCACATTCTTATATTGCGCGTTAGCAGTGACACTATGCCTCATGCAAAAGTACACCGACATTGATCCAGACGCTCCCTATTCGGTTGCGTTTAGTGCTGTGGGAATGGATTGGGCTAAGTACATTGTTGCATTTGGGGCGTTGAAGGGAATGACCACTGTGTTGTTGGTGAGTGCGGTGGGTCAAGCTCGTTACCTAACCCACATTGCACGTACCCACATGATGCCTCCTTGGTTTGCTCATGTTGATGAGAAAACTGGGACACCCGTGAATGCCACAGTTTCCATGCTTGCAGCCACAGCCGTAATTTCTTTCTTCACTAATCTTAATATTCTCTCCAACCTCTTGTCAATTTCCACTCTCTTCATCTTCATGCTTGTGGCTGTGGCGCTTCTAGTGCGCCGCTATTACTCAAGTGGGGTAACCACAAAGCAGAATAAAATGAAGTTCATTCTGTGCCTTGTGCTGATTTTGGGGTCTTCGTGTGGAATTTCTGTTTATTGGGCAAGCAGTGATGGTTGGATTGGGTATGCAATTTTCGTGCCGCTGTGGATTTTAGGGACTGTGGTTCTTTGGCTTTGTGTTCCGCAGGCAAAGCAACCGAAACTTTGGGGGGTGCCCCTGGTTCCATGGCTACCTTCTTTATCTATTGCCATTAACATATTCCTTCTTGGCTCTATTGATAAAGATTCATTTATCAGGTTTGGGGTGTGGACAGGGCTCCTCTTGGTATACTATGTGCTACTGGGGCTACATGCTTCTTATGATACAGCAAAAGGGTTCGAGAGCCAAAAAACTTCTGTGGATGTTGACAAGCAGTGGAACAAGGCGGAAGAAGGGGCGCAAGGGGCAAGAGGGCAAGTGCCTCTTACAGCAGCTACAACTGACTAA
- the LOC106767063 gene encoding protein ROOT PRIMORDIUM DEFECTIVE 1, with protein sequence MFRRLFGIGRNSGFVHGYRQGYIYQQKFSLVNIKLKWVKDRTLDAVVAGQRDVKATGILVSIIHSSSQCCLPIYHLSRYRGQLGLPSELKLSTFIRRYPNIFVESCFLDSGGSPVPWFSLSPEALELHQREVSILQQSQLELRDRLCKLLMLTTHRILPLQTIDQLKWDLGLPYDYQHSFIPNHPERFTYVRLPDDRVGLKLLFWDDKLSISELQKNSSLQQKVEDIKNGSLAFPVSFTRGFGLKRKCMEWLKEWQKLPYTSPYADASHLDPRTDVSEKRIVGVFHELLHLTLHKQTERKNVSNLRRPLSLPQKFTKAFERHPGIFYISKKSDTQTVVLREAYYGQEPVQNHPLLQIREGFASLMKKGLLDRSRGVYKRNRDTNSVDGLRNEVRIADKTNQISSKDKSDSMFYDYDSDSPLQSPCRYI encoded by the coding sequence ATGTTCCGTCGGCTATTTGGTATTGGAAgaaattctggttttgttcacGGTTATCGACAAGGATACATTTACCAGCAGAAGTTTAGTCTGGTgaacataaaattgaaatggGTAAAAGATAGGACATTGGATGCTGTTGTTGCTGGTCAAAGGGATGTTAAGGCAACTGGAATCCTTGTCTCCATAATTCATTCTTCTTCCCAATGCTGCCTTCCAATATACCATCTTTCTCGCTATCGTGGACAACTTGGTCTTCCCAGTGAACTCAAACTCTCTACCTTTATAAGAAGATATCCGAATATATTTGTTGAGTCCTGTTTTCTTGATAGTGGAGGCTCTCCTGTCCCATGGTTCAGTCTGAGTCCTGAAGCCTTGGAGCTTCACCAACGGGAAGTCAGCATCCTTCAGCAAAGTCAATTGGAACTCAGGGATAGGCTATGCAAATTGCTTATGCTCACGACTCATAGGATCCTTCCACTACAAACCATTGACCAGTTAAAATGGGATTTGGGTTTACCGTATGATTACCAGCATTCTTTTATTCCAAATCACCCTGAAAGATTCACATATGTTCGCCTTCCTGATGATCGTGTTGGGTTGAAATTGTTATTTTGGGATGACAAACTTTCCATCTCAGAGTTACAGAAGAATAGTTCTCTACAGCAAAAGGTAGAAGATATAAAAAATGGATCGTTAGCATTTCCAGTTAGTTTTACCAGGGGTTTtggtttgaaaagaaaatgcatggaGTGGCTGAAAGAGTGGCAGAAACTCCCCTATACTTCACCTTATGCCGATGCCTCTCATTTGGATCCCCGCACTGATGTATCTGAGAAAAGGATTGTTGGAGTCTTCCATGAGCTCCTTCACCTTACACTTCATAAACAAACTGAGCGCAAGAATGTCAGCAACTTGCGCAGACCCCTGTCACTGCCGCAGAAGTTTACTAAAGCGTTTGAACGTCACCCtggtatattttatatttccaaGAAGAGTGACACCCAAACAGTTGTTCTCAGGGAGGCCTATTACGGTCAAGAACCTGTGCAGAATCATCCCCTCCTACAAATTAGAGAGGGATTCGCAAGCCTGATGAAGAAAGGGCTGTTGGATAGGAGTAGAGGTGTATACAAAAGAAACAGAGATACTAATTCGGTGGATGGTTTGAGAAACGAGGTTCGCATTGCTGATAAAACTAACCAGATTAGTTCTAAGGATAAATCAGATTCCATgttttatgattatgattcaGATAGCCCTCTACAGAGCCCTTGCCGATATATATGA